The Rhopalosiphum maidis isolate BTI-1 chromosome 1, ASM367621v3, whole genome shotgun sequence genome has a segment encoding these proteins:
- the LOC113549738 gene encoding uncharacterized protein LOC113549738 isoform X2, producing the protein MESRKTSVRTDEIETFDEPEDDFLTSSKHHQTHQLRIWEGENIHEDPKNAESYEIEKREVIITVNNFVTKLYIESQRFKNNDNITGEKYEEMDDLMDRVEVAHDLITRLRQLLTMEKTDSVMDHSLNRTRFFKMDDDYKTQNEERENNRRKALVEKKRKVKLFSETIDSITERYNSVVETINAPNDYKFLEELKTNTIPLELKKKITKKKRDTKNEGHGNKEASSILCRSPFDILNDRIVDSDVKPTYRIIGTDVVSYKTIYNYSCTLYGLYVEGKGSKKEKAKENAATEMIRQILNEQNAKTLANHFKPFNEQEINELQALFKTKQNYTEFLEEMTKEDIPLPLVIKSKVRRSYIAK; encoded by the exons ATGGAAAGCCGAAAAACATCAGTGAGAACTGACGAAATTGAAACGTTTGATGAG CCAGAAGACGACTTTTTAACGTCTTCGAAACACCATCAAACTCATCAATTACGGATATGGGAAGGCGAAAATATCCACGAAGATCCAAAGAATGCTGAATCGTATGAAATCGAAAAACGGGAagtaattattactgttaacAACTTCGTTACAAAGTTGTATATTGAGAGTCAACGGTTCAAAAACAATG ACAATATTACTGGAGAAAAATATGAGGAAATGGATGATTTAATGGACCGAGTAGAAGTAGCTCATGATTTAATTACCAGGCTCAGACAATTGCTAACGATGGAGAAAACTGACTCGGTAATGGACCATTCGTTAAACAGaacaagattttttaaaatggacGACGActata aaacaCAAAATGAAGAGCGAGAAAATAATCGACGAAAAGCGttggttgaaaaaaaaagaaaagtcaaattatttagtgaaaCCATAGACTCGATCACCGAAAGATATAATTCTGTGGTCGAAACTATAAATGCCCCAAATGATTATAAGTTTCTAGAag AGTTGAAAACGAATACAATACCTttggaattgaaaaaaaagataacaaaaaagaaaagagATACGAAG AATGAAGGCCACGGCAATAAAGAAGCTAGTTCCATACTCTGCAGGTCGCCTTTTGACATATTGAACGACAGAATCGTCGACTCAGATGTTAAACCCACTTACCGTATTATCGGGACTGACGTCGTTAGCTACAaaactatatacaattattcttGCACTCTGTATGGACTCTATG ttgaagGCAAAGgttcaaaaaaagaaaaagccAAAGAAAATGCGGCTACAGAAATGATACGTCAAATACTAAATGAACAAAATGCTAAAACGCTGGCAAATCATTTTAAACCGTTCAATGAACAAGA aattaatgaattacaagctttattcaaaactaaacaaaattatacggAATTTTTAGAAGAAATGACTAAGGAAGATATTCCATTaccattagttattaaatctaAAGTAAGGCGTAGCTACATAGcgaaataa
- the LOC113549738 gene encoding uncharacterized protein LOC113549738 isoform X1 — protein sequence MESRKTSVRTDEIETFDELQPEDDFLTSSKHHQTHQLRIWEGENIHEDPKNAESYEIEKREVIITVNNFVTKLYIESQRFKNNDNITGEKYEEMDDLMDRVEVAHDLITRLRQLLTMEKTDSVMDHSLNRTRFFKMDDDYKTQNEERENNRRKALVEKKRKVKLFSETIDSITERYNSVVETINAPNDYKFLEELKTNTIPLELKKKITKKKRDTKNEGHGNKEASSILCRSPFDILNDRIVDSDVKPTYRIIGTDVVSYKTIYNYSCTLYGLYVEGKGSKKEKAKENAATEMIRQILNEQNAKTLANHFKPFNEQEINELQALFKTKQNYTEFLEEMTKEDIPLPLVIKSKVRRSYIAK from the exons ATGGAAAGCCGAAAAACATCAGTGAGAACTGACGAAATTGAAACGTTTGATGAG TTACAGCCAGAAGACGACTTTTTAACGTCTTCGAAACACCATCAAACTCATCAATTACGGATATGGGAAGGCGAAAATATCCACGAAGATCCAAAGAATGCTGAATCGTATGAAATCGAAAAACGGGAagtaattattactgttaacAACTTCGTTACAAAGTTGTATATTGAGAGTCAACGGTTCAAAAACAATG ACAATATTACTGGAGAAAAATATGAGGAAATGGATGATTTAATGGACCGAGTAGAAGTAGCTCATGATTTAATTACCAGGCTCAGACAATTGCTAACGATGGAGAAAACTGACTCGGTAATGGACCATTCGTTAAACAGaacaagattttttaaaatggacGACGActata aaacaCAAAATGAAGAGCGAGAAAATAATCGACGAAAAGCGttggttgaaaaaaaaagaaaagtcaaattatttagtgaaaCCATAGACTCGATCACCGAAAGATATAATTCTGTGGTCGAAACTATAAATGCCCCAAATGATTATAAGTTTCTAGAag AGTTGAAAACGAATACAATACCTttggaattgaaaaaaaagataacaaaaaagaaaagagATACGAAG AATGAAGGCCACGGCAATAAAGAAGCTAGTTCCATACTCTGCAGGTCGCCTTTTGACATATTGAACGACAGAATCGTCGACTCAGATGTTAAACCCACTTACCGTATTATCGGGACTGACGTCGTTAGCTACAaaactatatacaattattcttGCACTCTGTATGGACTCTATG ttgaagGCAAAGgttcaaaaaaagaaaaagccAAAGAAAATGCGGCTACAGAAATGATACGTCAAATACTAAATGAACAAAATGCTAAAACGCTGGCAAATCATTTTAAACCGTTCAATGAACAAGA aattaatgaattacaagctttattcaaaactaaacaaaattatacggAATTTTTAGAAGAAATGACTAAGGAAGATATTCCATTaccattagttattaaatctaAAGTAAGGCGTAGCTACATAGcgaaataa